A genomic window from Macaca thibetana thibetana isolate TM-01 chromosome 16, ASM2454274v1, whole genome shotgun sequence includes:
- the LOC126938274 gene encoding uncharacterized protein LOC126938274 yields MGAHRRLLLWSSSIHYAASLAPPALPCPPPISGPSTGVGSTRETVGGVVHSVSRALGVTWCALISHYLLLPPSHEALDVMKHVSPGLMSPFSLLHFSNLLGEMDDGLRGWVRWALLPGHRKICSAGSSASTSPLLAPQMAAARCCLSLLLLSTCVALLLQPLLGARGAPLEPLYPGGNATPEQMAQYAAELHRYINMLTKPRHVPWTGTETPAPGTLGPLHFPGHTLSPAQAPSPAPAPSRPLLGKQSFCADQAWAHVPWASGCLPADMKQVGWHLGTGLPCIGKETKRTRWPSQSGVLPCCCPQGAQPAGTVTLPPASYHSMGSASPALPSALLALAETGSLFPHRLNKASQSHSLSLCLCELLVQGPRKS; encoded by the exons ATGGGGGCCCACAGGAGACTTTTGCTGTGGTCCAGTTCTATCCACTATGCTGCTAGTCTGGCACCCCCAGCACTGCCCTGTCCCCCTCCCATCTCTGGCCCCAGTACTGGCGTTGGGAGTACCAGGGAGACAGTGGGAGGAGTGG TTCATTCCGTGTCCCGCGCCCTGGGGGTGACCTGGTGTGCCCTTATTTCCCACTATCTACTGCTGCCTCCGAGCCACGAGGCCCTGGATGTCATGAAACATGTGTCTCCAGGACTCATGTCCCCATTTTCTCTGCTACACTTTTCTAACTT GCTTGGAGAAATGGATGATGGGCTAAGGGGCTGGGTTAGATGGGCCCTGCTTCCTGGGCATAGGAAAATCTGCAGCGCAGGctcttctgcctccacctcccctctGCTTGCTCCCCAGATGGCTGCTGCACGCTGCTGCCTCTCCCTGCTGCTCCTGTCCACCTGTGTGGCTCTGTTGCTGCAGCCACTGCTGGGTGCCCGGGGAGCCCCGCTGGAGCCATTGTACCCAGGGGGCAATGCCACGCCAGAGCAGATGGCCCAGTATGCAGCTGAGCTCCACAGATACATCAATATGCTGACCAAGCCTAGGCATGTGCCATGGACAGGGACAGAGACCCCAGCCCCTGGGACCCTGGGCCCACTCCACTTTCCTGGCCACACCTTATCCCCAGCCCAAGCCCcatctccagccccagccccttccAGGCCACTCTTGGGGAAACAGAGCTTCTGTGCTGACCAGGCCTGGGCCCATGTGCCCTGGGCAAGTGGGTGCCTACCGGCGGATATGAAACAGGTGGGCTGGCACCTGGGCACAGGGCTTCCATGTATagggaaagagacaaagaggacaCGCTGGCCTTCTCAGAGTGGGGTCCTCCCATGCTGCTGCCCTCAG GGAGCTCAGCCTGCTGGAACTGTAACGCTACCTCCTGCCTCCTACCACTCCATGGGCAGTGCCAGCCCAGCTCTCCCCTCCGCACTGTTGGCTCTGGCCGAAACTGGCTCCTTGTTCCCGCACAGGCTCAATAAAGCAAGTCAAAGCCACAGTCTATCCCTGTGTCTCTGTGAACTCCTGGTGCAGGGCCCCAGGAAGAGCTAA